A window of the Corallococcus exiguus genome harbors these coding sequences:
- a CDS encoding PQQ-dependent sugar dehydrogenase, with amino-acid sequence MRSIAAWLTLALLTAFPVYSQPAETARDLEIQNDWVDFGSVAGDATRMGWVPDGSGRLFVTTMRGKVLVVMNGVLQPTPFISESFTQGHEQQGLLGMAFDPDFANNHYVYFFAAMPGFTLQIFRYTDVGGVGVNRTVIVDGLQAGVLDFDGGGMTFGPDGMLYFGVGNLHGSKGEDDLTSAAGKIHRVRPDGTVPSDNPFHDGPGPNVDSIWARGFCNLYGLVFQPGTGRLWANASSPDTIQVFSVGPGDHGGWPHYNYDRPAGYLSPVFSYIANTEFGPFTPTGAVRQNGVATFTLQYYDISSAWYHKGTRVQIQDVEDPSFNGDFYVTGHPSPQSFTVDQPEPDAVSGGGQLKRWVDGEFVMGGMFYTGSLFPSSYSGNYLFTDFRGMLHRIRFAADGSVATEDIIMNYETGGGFVDVNVGPDGALYVLSYYGGINRVTPVPGGQALVVSSSDLVIPEGETQTVMVSLAMPPAVDVWVKVAVQGADGDLSVVEGESLRFTRENWSVPQFVTLGAAQDADADVEHATFTFTPTQDFPMVTVHARTEEDEVPEEPVNDGGVDGGAEVDAGTVEDAGTSEDAGTLEDAGTSEDAGTVEDAGTSEDAGTQVDAGAVVDAGSAKDGGTVPVHMEDESGGCSAGASALPGVLAWWLLAGLVRRPRRSRR; translated from the coding sequence ATGCGATCCATTGCCGCCTGGCTTACCCTGGCATTGCTGACTGCCTTCCCCGTCTATTCCCAGCCAGCCGAGACCGCCCGTGACCTGGAGATCCAGAACGACTGGGTAGACTTCGGGTCGGTGGCCGGCGACGCCACCCGGATGGGATGGGTCCCAGACGGCTCTGGCCGGCTGTTCGTGACGACGATGCGGGGAAAGGTCCTCGTCGTGATGAACGGGGTGTTGCAGCCCACCCCTTTCATCTCCGAGTCGTTCACTCAGGGGCACGAGCAACAAGGCCTCCTGGGCATGGCCTTCGATCCGGACTTCGCGAACAACCACTACGTCTATTTCTTCGCGGCGATGCCGGGCTTCACGTTGCAGATCTTCCGGTACACCGACGTCGGTGGCGTCGGCGTGAATCGCACCGTCATCGTGGACGGACTTCAGGCGGGAGTGCTCGACTTCGACGGCGGCGGGATGACCTTCGGTCCGGATGGCATGCTGTATTTCGGGGTGGGGAATCTCCACGGAAGCAAGGGTGAAGATGACTTGACGAGCGCGGCAGGGAAGATCCACCGCGTGCGCCCGGATGGCACCGTGCCCTCCGACAATCCCTTCCATGATGGGCCAGGCCCCAACGTGGACAGCATCTGGGCGCGGGGCTTCTGCAACCTCTATGGCCTTGTCTTCCAGCCGGGGACCGGACGCCTGTGGGCCAATGCCTCGAGCCCGGACACCATTCAAGTCTTCAGCGTGGGACCGGGCGACCATGGCGGGTGGCCCCACTACAACTACGACCGGCCCGCAGGCTATCTCTCGCCCGTATTCTCTTACATCGCCAATACGGAATTCGGTCCGTTCACGCCGACAGGCGCGGTGCGGCAGAACGGCGTCGCCACCTTCACGCTCCAGTATTACGACATTTCCTCCGCCTGGTATCACAAGGGGACGCGGGTCCAGATCCAGGACGTGGAGGACCCCAGCTTCAACGGTGACTTCTATGTCACAGGGCATCCCTCCCCGCAGTCGTTCACCGTGGATCAACCGGAGCCGGATGCGGTGAGCGGCGGCGGTCAGCTCAAGCGCTGGGTCGATGGCGAGTTCGTCATGGGAGGCATGTTCTATACAGGGTCGCTCTTCCCCTCGAGCTACTCCGGCAACTACCTGTTCACGGACTTCCGCGGAATGCTTCATCGAATCCGGTTCGCGGCGGACGGCTCCGTGGCCACGGAAGACATCATCATGAATTATGAGACGGGCGGCGGCTTCGTCGACGTGAACGTGGGGCCGGATGGGGCGTTGTATGTGCTGAGCTATTACGGCGGAATCAACCGGGTCACGCCGGTGCCGGGAGGCCAGGCCCTGGTTGTGTCGTCATCGGACCTCGTCATCCCGGAGGGCGAAACCCAGACGGTCATGGTCTCCCTCGCCATGCCCCCCGCGGTGGATGTCTGGGTCAAGGTGGCGGTGCAAGGGGCCGACGGTGACCTCTCCGTGGTGGAGGGCGAGTCGCTTCGCTTCACGCGTGAGAACTGGAGCGTCCCTCAATTCGTGACGCTGGGCGCGGCGCAGGACGCGGATGCGGACGTCGAGCACGCGACCTTCACGTTCACGCCGACGCAGGACTTCCCCATGGTCACCGTCCATGCCCGCACGGAGGAGGACGAGGTTCCGGAGGAGCCAGTCAATGACGGTGGCGTCGACGGCGGCGCGGAAGTGGACGCGGGCACCGTCGAGGATGCCGGGACAAGCGAAGACGCGGGAACCCTCGAGGATGCCGGGACAAGCGAAGACGCGGGCACCGTCGAGGATGCCGGGACAAGCGAAGACGCGGGAACCCAGGTGGACGCCGGGGCGGTCGTTGACGCTGGCTCCGCGAAGGACGGCGGCACGGTGCCCGTGCACATGGAGGATGAATCCGGCGGGTGCAGTGCCGGCGCCAGCGCGCTCCCAGGCGTCCTGGCCTGGTGGCTGCTCGCCGGGCTCGTGAGGAGGCCCCGCCGGTCCCGGCGGTAA
- a CDS encoding cysteine hydrolase family protein — protein MAKPRQAVRKQTRTPHERRHDTALLIIDVINDLEFPGGENVLPWALRMVERLSPFAERMRKAGVPVIYVNDNFDLWRSSFTDVYKHCTRKDSRGQRVARALKPRPDDYFILKPKHSAFFATSLVPLLEHLGTKKLLLAGIATNLCVFFSAHDAHMHEYKITVLSDCCCAESDKDHDLALDQLQRFLRVRVCRGDEVHLQPRSRRRATRKPPPEWK, from the coding sequence GTGGCGAAGCCGCGCCAGGCGGTCCGGAAGCAGACGCGCACGCCGCATGAGCGGCGGCATGACACCGCGCTGCTCATCATCGACGTCATCAACGACCTGGAGTTCCCCGGCGGGGAGAACGTCCTGCCCTGGGCGCTGCGCATGGTGGAGCGCCTGAGCCCCTTCGCGGAGCGGATGCGCAAGGCGGGCGTCCCGGTCATCTACGTCAACGACAACTTCGACCTGTGGCGCAGCAGCTTCACGGACGTCTACAAACACTGCACCCGGAAGGACAGCCGGGGCCAGCGGGTCGCCCGCGCGCTCAAGCCCCGGCCGGACGATTACTTCATCCTCAAGCCCAAGCACTCGGCCTTCTTCGCCACGTCGCTGGTGCCCCTGCTGGAGCACCTGGGCACGAAGAAGCTGCTGCTCGCGGGCATCGCCACCAACCTGTGCGTCTTCTTCAGCGCCCACGACGCGCACATGCACGAGTACAAGATCACCGTGCTCAGCGACTGCTGCTGCGCGGAGAGCGACAAGGACCACGACCTGGCCCTGGATCAGCTCCAGCGCTTCCTGCGGGTGCGCGTCTGCCGGGGCGACGAAGTACATCTGCAACCCCGCTCGCGCCGCCGCGCCACGCGAAAGCCCCCGCCAGAATGGAAGTGA